The following proteins are encoded in a genomic region of Desulfofalx alkaliphila DSM 12257:
- a CDS encoding type II secretion system F family protein has translation MEYSTLAATLTAAAVLVAVAGKKFALPDWTEAGDKTEEILKRTGGRFSNLENRTLLKKVIMQAGLDIEPEYFIGLQIALPIVCVICFLPFVLIGLVDIFWPLLVGIILYFIPRVWLNNKARQRVESINRDIPAFCVSFAAVLESGADFYTAITEVSNSMKDSELAKEFSRAIDEMSLGKRRSDALADIAIRCSIPDLTDLVRRMDQAERYGTSMADAIKDHAQRIMIRRKNDAAEKAGRLTIRLLPIILIFILGPLMGLLFFPVFYHLLQAF, from the coding sequence ATGGAATACAGTACGCTGGCGGCAACTCTTACGGCTGCTGCTGTCCTTGTAGCTGTCGCAGGCAAAAAGTTTGCTTTGCCCGACTGGACAGAAGCCGGAGACAAAACGGAAGAAATACTGAAAAGAACCGGTGGCAGATTTTCTAATCTTGAAAACAGGACCCTGTTAAAGAAGGTTATAATGCAGGCCGGTTTGGATATAGAACCCGAATATTTCATCGGTTTGCAGATAGCTTTGCCGATAGTTTGTGTAATTTGCTTTTTGCCCTTTGTCTTGATTGGTTTGGTAGATATTTTCTGGCCGTTGCTTGTAGGCATTATATTATATTTTATTCCTAGAGTATGGTTGAATAACAAAGCCAGGCAGCGAGTTGAGAGTATTAACAGGGATATACCGGCATTTTGTGTATCCTTTGCGGCGGTTCTGGAATCGGGTGCTGACTTTTATACAGCTATAACCGAAGTTTCCAATAGCATGAAGGACAGTGAGTTAGCCAAAGAATTTTCAAGAGCGATTGACGAAATGAGCCTTGGTAAAAGACGCAGTGATGCTTTGGCAGATATAGCGATAAGGTGCAGTATACCGGACTTGACGGACTTGGTTAGAAGAATGGATCAAGCGGAACGGTACGGTACATCAATGGCAGACGCGATAAAAGATCATGCACAAAGGATTATGATTAGGCGTAAAAATGATGCCGCTGAAAAGGCAGGTAGGTTAACAATCAGGCTTCTGCCTATCATATTAATTTTCATACTCGGCCCATTGATGGGGCTTTTATTTTTCCCGGTATTCTATCACCTGTTACAAGCATTTTAA
- a CDS encoding copper amine oxidase N-terminal domain-containing protein, which translates to MRKKLVLLMMVVLLLFATPAFAIIIPGNGGEGVDTTPARPFPGYKNTNTNPAPAYSGIAVIVDGMRLNPDVPPYIDSNNRTQVPFRAIGEALNCQVTWIEKEKKVVVQKAGFTVEMVIGQRTFKVNGVTKTMDTAPVITKSRTFIPVRYVAEALDCNVNWNAQIRTVEITSK; encoded by the coding sequence ATGAGGAAAAAATTAGTTTTGCTGATGATGGTCGTGCTGTTGCTCTTTGCTACCCCGGCTTTTGCCATAATCATTCCAGGCAACGGCGGGGAAGGAGTTGACACGACACCTGCTAGGCCTTTCCCCGGCTACAAAAATACAAATACAAATCCTGCACCGGCATACAGCGGTATCGCCGTTATTGTTGACGGGATGAGGCTGAATCCGGACGTACCGCCCTACATTGACAGCAATAACCGCACGCAAGTACCGTTCCGGGCTATTGGGGAAGCACTTAACTGTCAGGTAACTTGGATTGAGAAGGAAAAGAAAGTTGTCGTTCAAAAAGCCGGATTTACAGTGGAAATGGTTATCGGCCAAAGGACTTTCAAGGTAAATGGTGTGACGAAAACCATGGACACCGCACCGGTTATCACCAAATCTCGGACATTTATCCCCGTTCGCTACGTTGCAGAAGCCTTGGACTGCAATGTGAACTGGAACGCACAGATCAGAACGGTAGAAATTACAAGCAAATAA
- a CDS encoding PQQ-binding-like beta-propeller repeat protein: protein MKRLLILMLTVIFALTSTLPAFAAPGDVTTFGFNDFRTREGYSTTPILWPAWEDNCDISFSQPLILKGWGKYEGQTLAVVAAGKHLRGYVMKEPDYSGNFQHNEPVFKLPIHGDKETKSHPTLVEKNGKKYIYIGTETAGDKSYIEIFDITDFDNARYYDSFMDLWASDIVSAPLVLDWRGHEVVVYTAGNTAEVHLAIDMLDKQKANNLRISLGSGRTSSSPAPILNGQGFAVGLDKGTHHGELGLFRLDDILAEENGKVVLKSNDSYDKIAFNGGIVASFAVDGDWLFFGDCQSRIYGYNVATGSSWVNADNAGIFSNRSPALTKTTVYFPAVNHPGQKGRLIAVDRATHQTKWVAEFADRAQTAPIIWRVQGTNAAVAFQGVGNGWLAGIDTYTGVKYQTTLIANADSNQNYGTGVSGELSLAHDWLVATTEDGVKAWKAVPFNLVAVDLTTGLEKGEKIKKDGVYNGSFTVKNEHVFIGTANIPVGVYKNGNLQTLKYEDGTEPKKGTFRGKDCYFTDLMATEEKTLYFTWTGSDSNVELVGTINEAPAVRKYPETTYEDNVIRKELVPAQYDIAVKILPLKTNWVIDGSSTTVKTNIGVRRKDSIPGPVPIKLTVNGPAGTKTQTFTLEPGKNTQIPYNFTASPGTYTITAEAWPSDNSWKDAYPPDNKDSVTITVKQMGLPDTDKEIRTGIGS, encoded by the coding sequence TTGAAAAGGCTGCTTATCTTAATGCTCACAGTCATTTTTGCACTAACCTCTACACTACCTGCCTTCGCAGCACCGGGAGACGTAACCACATTCGGCTTCAATGATTTTCGCACCAGAGAAGGTTACAGCACTACACCGATACTGTGGCCCGCATGGGAAGATAACTGCGACATATCTTTCAGTCAGCCGCTCATTTTAAAAGGTTGGGGCAAATACGAGGGACAAACCCTCGCAGTAGTGGCGGCAGGCAAACATTTAAGGGGCTATGTGATGAAGGAACCGGATTATTCCGGCAACTTCCAGCACAACGAACCGGTATTTAAACTGCCGATACATGGCGATAAAGAAACCAAAAGTCACCCCACATTGGTAGAAAAAAACGGCAAAAAGTATATTTACATCGGCACTGAAACGGCAGGGGATAAAAGTTATATCGAAATATTTGATATAACCGACTTTGATAATGCCAGATATTATGATTCTTTTATGGATCTTTGGGCATCTGACATTGTTTCCGCCCCTTTGGTACTGGATTGGAGAGGGCATGAAGTAGTAGTTTACACCGCCGGTAACACCGCCGAAGTCCACTTGGCTATTGACATGCTGGATAAACAAAAGGCTAACAACCTGCGGATTAGCCTTGGTTCCGGACGAACGTCTTCATCCCCGGCCCCTATTTTAAACGGGCAGGGCTTTGCAGTTGGTTTGGATAAGGGAACGCACCATGGAGAATTGGGATTATTCCGACTGGATGATATTTTAGCGGAAGAAAACGGCAAGGTAGTATTAAAGTCAAATGACTCATATGACAAAATAGCATTTAACGGCGGTATTGTAGCCAGCTTTGCAGTAGACGGCGATTGGCTGTTCTTTGGCGACTGCCAGAGCCGAATTTACGGCTACAACGTTGCTACAGGAAGTTCTTGGGTAAATGCTGACAACGCCGGTATTTTCTCCAACCGCTCACCGGCCCTTACTAAAACCACGGTATACTTCCCGGCAGTAAACCACCCCGGACAAAAGGGCAGACTGATTGCAGTAGACAGAGCTACCCATCAAACCAAATGGGTAGCAGAATTTGCCGACCGGGCACAGACAGCACCGATTATATGGCGGGTACAGGGAACTAACGCAGCCGTAGCCTTCCAAGGTGTAGGTAACGGTTGGCTGGCAGGTATAGACACATACACAGGCGTAAAATATCAAACCACACTCATTGCCAATGCCGACAGCAACCAAAACTACGGTACCGGAGTTTCCGGTGAATTATCCCTTGCCCATGACTGGTTAGTGGCTACAACCGAAGACGGGGTTAAAGCATGGAAAGCCGTGCCTTTCAACTTAGTGGCGGTAGACTTGACTACCGGCCTTGAAAAAGGAGAAAAAATCAAAAAAGACGGGGTTTATAACGGTTCCTTTACCGTTAAGAACGAGCATGTCTTTATCGGTACGGCAAATATCCCCGTTGGCGTGTACAAAAACGGCAATTTACAAACCTTAAAATATGAGGATGGCACAGAGCCTAAAAAAGGAACATTTCGAGGAAAAGACTGCTACTTCACTGACTTAATGGCTACAGAAGAAAAAACTCTGTACTTTACTTGGACTGGATCGGATAGCAATGTAGAGCTGGTTGGCACCATTAACGAAGCACCTGCGGTACGCAAATATCCCGAAACAACATATGAGGATAACGTAATAAGGAAGGAACTTGTTCCGGCACAATACGATATTGCAGTTAAGATATTACCTTTAAAGACAAACTGGGTGATTGACGGATCTTCAACGACCGTCAAAACAAATATCGGCGTTCGCCGGAAAGACAGCATACCGGGGCCTGTACCGATTAAACTTACCGTTAACGGCCCAGCCGGTACCAAGACACAAACATTCACCTTAGAACCGGGTAAAAACACACAAATCCCATATAACTTTACTGCCAGCCCCGGCACATACACAATTACAGCAGAGGCATGGCCTTCTGACAACAGTTGGAAAGATGCTTACCCACCGGACAACAAAGACAGCGTCACCATAACCGTTAAACAAATGGGTTTACCTGATACAGATAAGGAAATAAGAACCGGCATAGGCTCTTAA
- a CDS encoding type II secretion system F family protein, with protein MSLLLLAQILTGLAVLFLLLGDRLLTSKAVAVRLKDEKIEAKEATKSSADLLVVLAGSVIGAGVAYAITGNLFFTVLGLSGGYFALKWMQKKRDESRRELLRQQYPDVLSQLSAATSGTLNPYQALEDTVPNLPRPARDIFYDVLRRTRTGDTTAKALDDVIERTGWEDLRTLSLAYRLHHSMGIDIDRICDYSLEAYYDQANKQGQIKGAISQNLAAIKILTGLPFLVIGIARVLSPDFTAPLFNTFEGCVFFMLCIAMIVLGNMIARKMIMKTMEG; from the coding sequence ATGAGCCTCCTTCTATTAGCACAAATATTAACCGGTTTAGCAGTGCTGTTTTTGCTTTTAGGAGACAGGTTACTGACTTCAAAAGCAGTAGCAGTGCGATTAAAGGATGAAAAAATCGAAGCTAAAGAAGCAACAAAGTCATCGGCAGATTTGCTTGTTGTGTTGGCGGGAAGTGTTATTGGTGCCGGTGTGGCCTATGCAATAACAGGGAACCTTTTTTTTACCGTACTGGGCCTAAGCGGAGGATACTTTGCTCTTAAATGGATGCAGAAGAAAAGAGACGAAAGCAGAAGGGAACTGTTAAGGCAACAATATCCCGATGTTTTATCTCAACTCAGTGCCGCTACAAGCGGAACCTTAAACCCATATCAAGCGTTAGAAGATACTGTACCAAACTTGCCTAGACCGGCCAGAGATATATTTTACGATGTGCTAAGAAGAACCAGAACGGGTGATACCACGGCAAAAGCGTTGGATGATGTAATAGAACGAACAGGTTGGGAAGATTTAAGAACGCTGTCTTTAGCCTACAGACTTCACCATAGCATGGGCATAGACATTGACAGAATATGTGACTATTCACTTGAAGCATATTACGACCAAGCAAACAAGCAAGGGCAGATCAAAGGAGCTATCTCACAAAACTTAGCGGCAATAAAAATACTTACCGGTTTACCGTTTTTGGTTATCGGCATAGCCAGAGTATTGTCTCCGGATTTTACAGCACCGTTATTTAATACGTTTGAAGGCTGTGTTTTCTTTATGTTATGCATTGCCATGATTGTCTTAGGCAACATGATTGCAAGAAAAATGATAATGAAAACCATGGAGGGTTAA
- a CDS encoding prepilin peptidase, with amino-acid sequence MYINLILAIALVAITTYTDIKERKIYNKHVYPAMGLALIFILLQEQYQLLLSAAIVCGFFCFLYYGSNFISKIAIMTGALPLAPGEKAIGGGDVKLPVALSLLVGHMPVLYGTAMAGIIMIGYYGIRTWQACGTIKAFADVALGRVHMPTAFAPFLGPSIAAIAIIENFLA; translated from the coding sequence ATGTATATTAACTTAATCTTGGCTATAGCACTGGTAGCAATAACGACTTACACGGATATAAAAGAGAGGAAGATATATAACAAGCATGTTTATCCTGCAATGGGTTTAGCTTTAATTTTTATCTTACTGCAAGAACAATACCAACTCTTACTGTCCGCTGCTATCGTCTGTGGTTTTTTCTGCTTTCTGTACTACGGAAGCAATTTCATTTCTAAAATTGCCATCATGACAGGGGCATTACCATTAGCACCGGGGGAAAAGGCTATCGGCGGGGGAGATGTGAAACTGCCTGTTGCTTTGTCCTTGCTGGTAGGTCATATGCCTGTACTGTATGGAACTGCAATGGCGGGAATTATCATGATTGGCTATTACGGCATTCGCACATGGCAGGCTTGCGGTACAATTAAGGCATTTGCGGATGTAGCGTTGGGTAGAGTACATATGCCTACGGCTTTTGCACCGTTTTTGGGGCCCTCAATAGCCGCAATAGCAATAATAGAAAATTTTTTAGCGTAA
- a CDS encoding Flp family type IVb pilin, with protein sequence MISKFKEQLKELHQDESGQGMAEYGLIIALVAVVVIGALTLLGNKLSAKFGEVNDALD encoded by the coding sequence GTGATCAGCAAATTTAAAGAGCAATTAAAAGAGCTTCATCAAGATGAAAGTGGACAGGGAATGGCAGAATACGGTTTGATTATTGCTCTTGTAGCCGTTGTGGTAATTGGTGCCCTCACACTACTGGGTAATAAACTTTCTGCAAAATTTGGTGAAGTTAATGACGCTTTAGACTAA
- a CDS encoding AbrB/MazE/SpoVT family DNA-binding domain-containing protein, translating into MQEKTSKLTSKGQTTIPKYVREKLNLKEGDRLVYIPYEDGFLIKKVEDNCKYVPCPCCKGTGLRKVKKGE; encoded by the coding sequence ATGCAAGAAAAAACTTCAAAATTAACATCTAAAGGTCAGACTACAATTCCTAAATACGTCCGAGAAAAACTGAATTTAAAAGAAGGTGATAGATTAGTCTATATTCCCTATGAAGATGGTTTTCTAATTAAGAAAGTGGAGGATAACTGCAAATATGTACCTTGTCCATGCTGTAAAGGAACGGGTTTAAGAAAAGTGAAAAAAGGAGAGTGA